Genomic window (Culex pipiens pallens isolate TS chromosome 3, TS_CPP_V2, whole genome shotgun sequence):
AATCACGGCGTGCGCTGATGTAACGCCTCGATGATGTTTATCCATCAACCGTTCCGTTTACAGACGAACTTCAAAGGGAGGAGGATGTGCTGGAATGGCTCGTTGAGAACAAAGCTACCGGCGATGAGGATGACGTGATCGAGGAGGTGAACGCCAAGACGCTGAAAACGTTGATCTCAAACATCGACAACCTGGTTGTAGTGTTCTGTAGGTGTAACCGTACATTAACCCGGGCATAAATTTACTAACCAGCTGCAATCCTACACAGACGACGAAGGAGACGATCAGTCCGAGACTGTTCTGCAGGAGCTGGAGAACATTGACGACGACTGCGCCAAGCATGGAATTCAGTTCGTCAAGATTGACGATGCCAAGGTTTCCAAGGAATACGGCATCGACGATGTAAGTACAATTGCTCGTTGCAGTGTCCGATATAATTAGACCCCGGCTCATCACCTCACTTGTTGCGTTTTGAGgtttatatttaaaacaatttacttCCTACGTGCGAGCTGAACGTTTAATACACATGCGTGTAGTTTTATGGGCCGTTAACTTGTGACTTGTGCCAAAAACCGTCTTTCGACGGCGCTCGCAAGGTTTCGTACCGTCTGATTGAGTGCTCACATCGTCTAGTGCATTCCGCGCGATCGGAGACGAGCACAAGCCTCGGCTTCGGCCGAGGCAGAACACTTGCTAGTCCTAGGAGGCACTAAAATTACCCCGAATCATTGTTGTGCTGGCGCTACAAGTTCACTTTTCCTAACCCCGTACAGATCCCGGCCATCGTCTATTTCGAGAAGGAGATTCCCAACGTGTACGATGACGACCTCGAGGACGAAGAGGAAATTCTGCAGTGGCTTCTGTCCCAGCTGGAAAAGGACGAGATCGAGGATGTCACCGACGAGATGCTGGACAAACTGATCAAGGAGGGCAAGGCTGTCGCCGTCTTGTTCTGTAAGAATGTTTAAAGGCTTTCTTAAATAACACTACATGGATGTTTACCCCTTCTAGACGACAACAATGACAAGAAATCCGACAAGATCCTGAACGAACTGGAGAACATCGACGACGAGTGCGACCAGCTGGGCATCAACTTCGTCAAGATGGACGACACCGAGGAAGCCAAGGACTACGGCGTCACCAAGTTCCCCAAGCTCGTTTACTTCGAGCAGGGTGTCCCAACCGTGTACGAAGGTGACATGGAGAATGAGGAGGACGTGCTCGAGTGGCTCGACCGCCAGACCAGCTCGGATGAGATCGAGGACGTCACCGATGAGATGCTGGACATGATCATCGAAAAGATGCAACACGTTGCGGTGCTGTTCTACGACAAGGACTCCAAGGCTTCGCAGAAGGTGCTGGCCGAGCTGGAGAACATTGACGACGAGTGCGATCAGAACGATATCGCTTTCGTCAAGATCGACGATGACAACGAAGCCAAGGAGTGGGGCATCGATGAACTGCCAACCATGGTAAGTCTTGGTTGGTTGGTGAACGCTGCTGGTCATAACTTGACAACTGCCATTTTCAGATCCTGTTCGAGCGCGGCATTCCTCACATGTACGAGGGAGATCTGATGAAGGAGGAAGAGCTGTTGGGCTGGTTGGTGCACCAGAAGAGACACTCGGAAATCCCAGAGATTACCGATGAGATGAAGGACAAGCTGATGCGCACGTACGACCACGTTGCCATCATTTTCTGTGAGTTTCATATCAATACGCAACTCTGCGTTAGTTACTAATAACACCTTCTCTTTAGACGACAAGGACGACAAGCAGGACATCCGCGTGTTGAACGAGCTGGAGAACATTGACGACGAGCTCGAGAAGGAAGAGATCGTGATCGCCCGCCTGGACAACGCCGAGGAGGCCCGCGAGTACGGCCTGGACCATCTGCCGGCGCTGGTGTACTTTGAAAATGAAATCCCAGCCATCTACGAGGGTGACCTGATGAACGAGGAGGAAGTGCTGGAGTGGCTCAAGCTGCAAAAGTACTCCGCCACCATCGAGGAGGTCACCGACGAGATTCTGCAGGACCTGATTGAGGAGCACGAGTACGTGTGCGTGTACTTTAGCGGTGCCTGCGAGGAGGGCGAGAAGTGTGACAAGATTTTGGACGATCTGGAGAACATCGATGACGAGCTGGACGAAGCCGGCATCATCTTCGTCACCACTGAGGATATGTGTAAGTAACATAGATTTTGCTAATATCCTGAATGAAAAGTCATAACGTTTGTCAATTTCAACAGCCACTGCCAAGAAATACAGCATCAAGACCCTGCCAGCGCTGGTGTTCTTCCGCAACAAGGACCCGCTGATTTACTCTGGTGATTTGAACGACGAAGACGAGGTCCTGGCCTGGTTGACCGACGAGGAAACGCTGGAGATTCCCGGAAAGATCGAGGAAGTGAACATCAAGATGCTGGAGAAGATTCTGTCTGAGAACGAACACATTGTTGTCTTCTTCTGTAAGCATTTAGCAGGTAGTGGCTTCGAAACCTTTTGATTACATTACTCTTTATCCGAAGATCACGATGAGGACAAGAAGGCGCTCAAGATCATCACTGAGCTGGAGAACATCGATGACGAGTGCGAAGAGAAGGACATTGATTTCGTCAAGACTTCGGACGACGACATTGAGAACGAGTACGATCTGGAGGACCTGCCGGCGCTGGTGTTCTACCGTCACAAGTTCCGTACCATCTACGCCGGTGATTTGATGAACGAGGAGGAGATCCTCGAGTGGGTGCTGGAGCAGTACGAGTCCAAGCCCGAAGTGATCGAGTCGGTTGACCGCAAGACGCTCCAGGTGCTCGTCAACGAGATTGAACATTTGGCTGTTTTGTTCTGTGAGTTTATTTTAGGAATGACCAATGTTCGTTATTATCTGACTTGTAAACTTTTCCACAGACGACGATGAGTGTGAGACCTGCCCGAAGATTCTGGAGAAGCTGGAGACCATTGATGATGATACGGACAAGCATAACATTCAGTTTGTAAAGGCCAACGATGAGAAATTAGCTCACGAGATTGGAATCTTCTCGTTCCCAGCTTTGGTCTATTACGAAACTGGAGTCCCGATTATGTATGATGGTATGAACGATTTCAAAAGATAATTTTCCCCCGAAATGTGTTTTGAACCTAATCTCCCTTATATCTGACCAATAACTGTACTGTGTGtaatttttctctctttcccatgtcaatttaggtaatctcaaaaatgAAAAGCGCATCTTGCAGTGGCTAGTTGATCACAAAAGTAAGAACCTTTGGTGTAAATAGTTGCTaacgattttattttaaatttgatacaAATTCCTGACCTTTATCACATCGTGTTGATCCATGAAAACGAGCCCATCGCATTCCAGATCCCACTCTCTAGAAACCAATCAAGTGACGTAAACTCCTGCTCCAATCGGAAATCTATAACCCTCATGATAAGGCTTCTGACCCCGGTGCTTCCATTGCAGTCAATTCCTATCCCTCTCCATACAATGGTTTTTAAATGAATACATTCCATCAccaaatcataaatttaaaatgcaaaccCGTGCTTCAAAAGCTTTTCTTCTCTCTTTCATACAATCTGTCATCATATCGTTCCTTTCGAACCTTTGAATATCTTAAATACCAACCAAACACCACCCCAAACAAACCAAAACCCCAGGAAAGTATGACATTAAACTGAAGTACAGTGGTGGTCAGAAGAAAGAACGCAAGATGGTCTATTTCTCTGATCCGGAAGAAGAGGCACGACTAGCGCGCCTGCAGGCCGAAGCACGGGCCCGGTCCGGTGTCCCGGAAAAGTCCATCCTGAAACCGCCGCCAGGCACCCCTACCAGTCTATTGTACAATCCCAAACCATTAGGTAACCTCTCAGTGAGACATTTGCACTCTTGCTCTTACTataaacacacacacccacacacacgctGTACGTGTCTCTGGTGCAGCCTTTTTAACTTTGCCTAGATAGTTGAAACTGCCTGTTAGTGCCAATCTTTGCTAGAACGCGCACTCTGCGTTGGATTCTTTGTCTCAATGTAGGTTCACGTGCACGCACTTGCATCTCTATTGGTCGTACCGTGGTTGTAGCCGCCTGTTGGTTCAAAAAGTTAGGTGTCCTccgtgtttgaaaaaaaaaccgagcACGTGTTTGCACGTGTCTCGTTTGCCACCTTTTTTTTCCTGTAGTATGTATGCTTATGACTTTCCTAACATTGTTTCCCTTTAGATTCAAGTCGAGAATGTGGAGATTCGAATGATTGATGGATCCTTATGATGTTTGAAACACGAACAGCTATTCATCATTTTGAATAAGTTTTCTAAACGTTCAAAATGATAAATAGATgttcatgtttttgtttttgaggatTGTAGAGTGGTTATACGGATACCAGATTCACGGCATTCTTCTAGAATAGTTATCTCTTTCTTTGAGCATAAGTACAGTGCAAAAACGCTTCACCTTGATTGGTCTTCATCGTTCAAACGGCATTTTTCTCAAAGTGGATCTGTAGCCTAATGTTGTTAGTTTCTGCTGACAGTTTCCCTTCATTCGAGTTACACTTTCATTCAAACGTTTTCCAGATAACAAACTACCCAAACCGGCAAAATCCAAACAGCGGGAAACCGTTGAAGACACCGACAGGGAAGATAGAATTGATAAGAGGAAGCCCAAACCGGGCAAACTGAAACCAATCCCCAAATTATCATCTCCGGTCATCGCCTCTACCACAAATAAACCTGCCAAGTCTGCTCCGTCCAAAAGTACCAAAGACAATGCCAAAGAAAAGCCCAAACCACAGTTCAGACCCCTGAGCAAACCCCAACCCGAAAAAGCCGAACCGGTAAAACCCAAAGCCGACAAGAGGAAGTCAGATGACGAAGGTACCTTAAATTGAGCTGTAAATGGCTAAAGATCCGCAccgttttaacacttttttctacgtgtaaataaatttaatttttactaaACACAAGATGTCTACCGGATTACGATCTACAGCTCCCAGTGTCCGAGACAGTACTTAAAATTTGCACTCTATGCTCTTTATAAGCTATTTTCCTTCTTAGAGAATAATCAGTAGATTACCAGAAGGAGATTTCCCCCCGAATCTACTCTAGACTagtctctctctatctcttttGGCTTGTAATAAAGCAGTCTATCCTGTCAACCCCTCTCTAATGCCACTACACTCTATGGTTGATCCTTTTGAGGTCGAAATCTTCCTTCGCAAGCGTTCGTTTAGTTCTTACCACACGTCTACCACGTACCTCGAAACGATCACAGTTGCATGTTACTCACCATCACTACCGTGTAAATTCACCAGAACGGGCGGCGAAACCTGAGCGGATCTCGTTGGAGATCACTCAGAGTTCACCCAGTTCCCGTTTCGCATTGTTTGCATTGCATCCGTGAGTGTTATGTGCATGTGTTCCTTACAAGTGCCTAGACCTATCCCTCCACCAAACTCTGCACGATCCTTTCTTCCACGCGCCTAATACTGCCTTTGTTTGTTCAAAACCATCACGTTACAATCGCTCGGTAAGAATTCTACCATTTAGCAGAATCGTTAGTACAGTGCTGTTTTCGATGAATATTGAGCGGGTTTCTGTCGGAGTAGGAGCAATTTATGACTTAAGCTGACACAATGTTTTTGATCGCTTCGGGAAAGATTGTTAGATCGAATAAAACGAGTATGGCAATAAcagtaaaataaaaagaaaaagttaGGATCGTAGGCTGACCTTATTGAACGCAAATTTCAAGATTATGTTGAATTGCATTGTGGCTACGTAGTGAAACTGACACACAAATCGGCAAACCTGGAACAGTCCAGAATCATCCTTAGAGATACCTCCCAAAAATGCTTTTCCCTTAGTTAATGAAACAAACTCGGCAATGGCAAAGCAGTGCAATGTAATCTTGGGTCAAGATGCCTTTCATACAGCTCCAACTGTTCATTTTAGTGTATCTCTCTCACTCTACCAATATCTTACGCTGTCTTATCTCTTGCCTCTTTGTTCCTTGAATGCTTGGATTCTCGATTCCTTGCAAAACTGCTAGTCGGAACGTTCTACACTACGAAActatcatattgtaaaaacctaGCTAATCCAGCTAATATCCAGCATTTGCGAGATATTGTAACTCTTAGATATTCGGTTTGGTctacaaaaaacattttgtcagttaattcataaattagctgcttcgaaaacaaaaacaaacggcATACCGATCGTGGTATATTGCAGAAACCTTCTCTTAACACATCCACTGTGCGCGAATAAGTTTGTTTCCTTTTGAAACAACTACTATTAACTAATAGTTGCAAGAACTCAGAAACCTTTCTTTTGATCGCTCTCACTAAGTGTACTGTTGCATCCCTGAGTTCTTCTGTACAATTATTGCGTATAACTACAGTGAGAATGTTACAAGCAatcgaaaataataataaaattgtacTAACATTtgcatacaaaaataaatcaaaagaaAAGCAAAACAATCAACTACTGTTTGTCCCCGCGAAGATCTGCAAAGTGCAATCAagtttttatttgcaatttctTTCTAATTTCACTACCCTCACTGATTCTCTGTGCCAGAATGTGTATTGctgtacgagaatcgaacctcaaaattctatcaaaaacaaactaaatctgacaaaatgttttttgtatACACACAGATGACGAATGTTTCTACGTTGGATTGGGTCACGCCGGTCGCGTTACCAAGAAGGACAAAAAGTCCGCCAAGGAAGATGACTCGTTCCGATGCTGCCCGGCCAAGGTAGAGAAGAATACCCGCGTGACGCAGATGGCCGCCCAGAAGATCAGCCGACGGGACAGCAACGAAGCTGAGAGCCAGTTCGCGTTCAAGCAGAAGAAACTGTCGGACGTTGCGGACGCTACCGCTGCCGCCGCCAAGGAAAAGAAAGCCGCCCAAGCCAAGAACCCCATCGACGTCAAAGTCAAGGGCAAGTCCAAGCCCAAGGGCAAAGGTAAAAaggacgacgatgatgacgacgacgatgacgacgagcaGGGACTGTTCGGAAAGCTCGGCTGGTGGTAAATCGCGTTAACCTAGCATCTACCATCTCTAGACACAGTGTACCTTTCAAGGCCCACAACTACCAATATGACATCACTTATGAGTAATCCTAGTTACGCTTGTATAAAagtgaaccaaaaaaaatatcatccatcCAGTTGATAACCGGAATGCAAACAATTCTTTTGAGATCCTCACTCGAACTACAGTAACATACCAAATGTTTCGACCAGCAATGACCTCCCCAACAAAATTCTACAGACTCCCCACACTTCGAATCCTGTGTGTGTGCGCAGACCACCATCCCTGTGAATACGAGTTCTAAAAGAAATCCATTCTCTTTATTTTCCCCCGCCAGATGCACCTAAGTAAAATGGTTGGTTGGAGTTACAATTTGACATCCCAATTATCAAACAGTGAAAGAGAGATTCATagataaaagaaaaagagaGCGAGAAATATTTCTTAAACAATTGCTATACTGATTAGAGCAACAAATAgcagaaattcagaaaatctTAACAGTCACGTCACATGCGACGAAAATCAAAGAAGAAGGTCGAGAAAtattagcttagcttagcttaagtatacttatcaaaacaacctgcaatgaaaaaaaaatggttacggAAAATGCCTTTGACACTAAGTAGAGAACACAAGCACACGCACCAACACTAGCAAACACGCGCACCTCCACAAGCAGTAGACAGCAGTATAGTTTTGCCACCACTCACGCACACACGCAAGCAAGCAAGCAAATGTGAACGCATCAATTCAAAACCTCGCACGTTTTCGGCATATAGCAACTATTTTTCCAGCTATAAACTAAACTGTTTTGTTCATTCTTGAATAGACTGCAACGTACGTTATTTACaacacaagaaaaataaaataaaagatatATTTACTACAAAGCGATCACCTACACACTAAGCAAAATTTTTAACGCAAATCTGTTGATTTCCTAGTGAGACTAGCACTGTAGTTTactataaattaactttttttttcacaaaataattaCTAGTTAGTACGGCAGCAAATAACTTTACACTATATAGCTAACTGtacgaaagaaaaaaatcaattgactgcaaacaaacacgttttgttagaTAGTTTTACTACACACCTACACGTAAGGGCTTCACTAGCACACGCATGCACGCACTAACACTGAAAaggcacacacgcacgcacaacATGCACACAGGAGcactttttgcactttttagctatttgaaaaaaagcgcATCTTCAGTACGCTGTGTTGTTGATaggtacgacgacgacgacaacgactaAACTGCCAAGAGAGCATagaaatcatgcaaaaaaaaacgttgaaatgtGTACAGATCTCTTATGCGGTTGACCTAGTAGAATCATAGTTGTTACATCgagtacattaaaaaaacactcaagAAATCTTGAACAAATCAGAGTGCTCACACGCACTGCCCTGACTATCCAGACAGTGGAACATAGATAAAAAGAAAAGCATGTGTAAATAATAATGATTGGCAGGCATTGTTTTGTCAAGTTCTTCGACTAAACCTAGTATTTATTATACGATTTTTGTTGGCTATCTTGTTGATTAGATTTATAATCGAAAGAAAAGCGCTACAGAGATATGATGTAGGGCTTCTCAGTTTAATGAAAGAGAACGAAATCCCTATGTTGAGCATACAAACGAAGCTCGcggttaaacattaaaaaaaaattctcagatATACAAAACTAACCGATTCATTCCTTAATTTCGTATTTCTTCTGCCTACAGTACCCTGAAACACAAAAGCCAAATTGTAATGAAGAAttggaaaaaagaacaaagATTAAAGTCCACTATCaattttttgcaacatttttctGTCACTTTCATTCATCTTGGGATCCGAAGAACATACAAAATAAAGGAATTGAACAACCACACACACGCATACGAACAAGAGACAATGCAAAACCGCAAATGGAACCGGCTACGCATTCGATCGCGTAAACACAATAATGTAGAAGGAGGTGAGAAAGCGAACCGTAATGTGAACAATAGTATTTAAAGCCCCTAAATAGTAACAAGCTGTCAACTTGAACAGAGAGAAAGATTTTCACAGAAAAACGGCAAACAAATGTCAGCTCATCAACTTTCAAACTGAACAGACTAGAAATATTTCTTAATATGAAGCAGCAATCGTTCGGAATAATAATAACTAGATGCTaagtttcgttaaaaaaaattataggtcAGACGAATGATAAAACCGCTGCGAACAAACAGATTAGCGAGAACATTAAAGAAGGAGAtgcaagaaatttaaagaacgatttatttttactgttattgccttactcttttttattatttttgaaacattaatcTAATAAAGGTTTGATTTACTTCAAGCAAAACTAACCACGTTTTTCTCAGTCAATCACCCACGAGTtgttcgaaaaatcattttcaccCTTTCACTTTACACTATGGTAGCAAAAATTGTGATTAACAGCCCACTGCAAGATGTAAGTATTGTGATCAGGGAGATCGGTCGGGAAAAATGGGATTTCAGCTCATTAATCAATTGAATTGCAGGGGACTTGCTGAACGAGTACGACGTGCTCGATTGGATCCAGGACCACTTGACCGACGAAAGTATCGAGGAAGTTGATCGCGACACGATGTTCGAGTACATTGAATCGAAGGATTTCGTGGCCGTAGTATTCTGTAATGGACTGGCGGTCAATGGCGAGTGAACTAAGATTGCTAACTACGCGCTTTTCCTGCAGATCTCGAAGACGACGAGGACAGCCCCAAGATTCTGCGCCACGTGGAGTTGATCGACGACGAGGCGACCGAGTATGGCATCCTGATGGTCAAGTCGTCGGATCGGCTGATGGCGAAGAAGTACGGTTTCCGCAATCCACCCGGAGTGACGTACTTCCGCAAGGGCAAGCCCATCAACTACGACGGCGACATCGACGACGAGGAGGAGCTGCTCGACTGGTTGACGAACCCGCACAACATGGAGATGACCGACCACATCGAAAAGGTGAACCGGAAGATGTTCCAGAAGATTCGGCAAGCGTCGGACTACTTGGCTGTGTTCTTCTGTAAGTGGAGACCAGGATTCTTGTATCGATTGAGATTGATTGCATCTTCTATGCTTTACAGACAGTGAAGACTGCAAGCAATGCCCACGGGTGTTGGCCGAAATCGAGCACATTGACGATGAAGCCGACGGTGCGGGAATCAACTTTGTCAAGATTGACGACAAGCAGATGGCGAAGGAGTTCGGTATCTACGCTCTGCCCGGCATTGTGTTCTTCAAGCTGACCTCGAAGGATCCGGTGATCTACGCGGGAGACCTGAACGACGAAGACGAGATTCTCAACTGGTTGATGACGCAAAAGAACCCTGGTGGTGACGTGATCGAAGATCTGGACGGAACCAAGCTGCTGAGCCTGATCGAGGAATCTAGCTCGTTGGCTGTATATTTCTGTAAGTAGACGCCTCGTGCAGGCTCGATTTTGTAGCacaattaaacaattgaaaGCTGTGTAAAACAATATATGTTGTTTTGGTCACTCTTTAACCTATGCATCTGCACACACATTGATTGAAAACAAACTGCACTGTGCCACACCACAACGACTAACAATGTAGGGAATAAGACGACTTGCGATATTTGCAACTCCAAGATTGCTCGCAAGCAGCGCAAGGCGAAGGAGCGCAAGGGTGTGCGAAGCCTGATCAGCGAAGGTTCAGCCGAGGCCACAGAGGAGACCATCTCCGAGGAGGCATCAGCGGCAGACGGAGGAAACACATCTTCAGAGGGTATTAACGGATCCGTTTGACATTCCTCGACctgtgtacaaaaaaaaactcgatcgCTTGTTATGTTCTTACCACATCCacacccaccaccaccaccatcgatGCTCAACCAGCCAGATCTTCTCATACGCGCGTCCACATGATCTTTACTTTGACATTCTAACACTAAATTTGTTCTGATTTACTGATATTGTTTATGTGTGGCCCTGGTTTGCTTTTTTCAAGAGCGTGGTTTTCATCCAAAATACAAGCTAAGCAAAGATTTTATTTCTCCTAGATGCTGACAATTGCGAGCAGTGCTCAGGGGTGCTGGAGTCTTTGGAAAACATTGATGACGATTGCGACCGCCATGGAATCATGTTCGTGAAAACCGATGACTTTAGTATTGCGGAACACTACGGAATCTCCGAGTATCCGGTAATGGTGTACTTTGAGGATAACGTCCCGAATGTATTTGAAGGTTAGATCGCATGCACGACAATACCATGGAAGAAGCTGATAACAAGTCTGAATTATTTGCTAGGATCCCTGGACGAAGAGGAGGAAGTACTGCAATGGCTCATCACACAAAAGACCGAAGACCGCATCGAGCTGATCACCCGAGTCATGCTGGAGGCCATGGTTGAAGACACTCAATATCTTGCCGTGTACTTCTGTAAGTTTCACAAACCCCGTTCTCCACCGCTGCATGTCCCTTTTGATTACAGCACACCAGCACAGAACCAACAAGATCCACAGCAAAGAGAGCTGCAATGTTAATGtttctttttattacttttattaccttccacaaaaaaaaaacactaccaACTCAAACAACCCCTCGATTGCACAACTTTGCAACCAATTGAGCAAATCTATCTCacgtattgttttgattcgacCAACAAACCAACCAGATAAAAACCAATCACCCTCTTACTGCCGAAGTTTTTGTTCAGCTgaaaaagttcgcaagcgaaaggAAATGACTCGGGCGGGCGTATCAGGTATTAGCAGCTGTCCGGTGCTAGAAAAGGACGCCAAATCCCAACTTCCCTGCGTATccaacaaaaccaacaaaacaaaaactatcgAACCTGAATGTACTTGTTTCTGATACTGAGCCTGAATTGTGCAAACCTAGGTGTTCCCAATGTCTCTAAATGTGTACTACTTAAACTCCTCTGTCTAGCTATCAACCTCAATCTCTTCCAAAATGCAGAACTCCAAAACCCTGTGATCTCTAACTATCGCGAAACGATAAGTGGCATAACAACTCCATATCTTTTTTCCCCGTAATTGTATACGCGCAGGTGTAACCACCAGGATGTTGTCTTCCATTGTATTTGTCTCCTATACCGTCCGCTTTGCCAAAATGCGCTCTGAACTGATCCCGAATACGTGGATGACCCCAGCCCATCTTCATTTGCTTGTCGTTTTAACCACACTGAATGAAAGCCTTCGGCAGTTGTACCTACTTCCTTTTGTGCCATCTTGCCTTGAGTAACTCGAGCTAACTTCTACCGTCTGTACTTACGGGCATGCGGCACTTGCAGCGACAGCATGACGGCATGCGATCTTTAGAGCAGCAGTAGAACATTGTTTGTCatcatatttcttgaaagcTAAGAATTTCATCACTTACCT
Coding sequences:
- the LOC120412391 gene encoding uncharacterized protein LOC120412391 isoform X1; amino-acid sequence: MIFSRIRSLVAPLCCLLVVSSLLVADVDCAKKAAAPPAADTATIEEVSAKQLERILEDKDYVAVYWYARSCTTCDTVLAELEHIDDDTDSFGVDFVKVNDKRLAKQYGITKFPALTYFREKEPIIYEGDLMDEAGVLDFLTSLEAMDLPDRIEEVNAKILSKIIEDSDYVAVLFCINHENCPPGNNNKPECKKCIKALQELENIDDEADELDIGFVKIHDEDLAEEYNLGALPKLVYYRHQTPIVYEHELQREEDVLEWLVENKATGDEDDVIEEVNAKTLKTLISNIDNLVVVFYDEGDDQSETVLQELENIDDDCAKHGIQFVKIDDAKVSKEYGIDDIPAIVYFEKEIPNVYDDDLEDEEEILQWLLSQLEKDEIEDVTDEMLDKLIKEGKAVAVLFYDNNDKKSDKILNELENIDDECDQLGINFVKMDDTEEAKDYGVTKFPKLVYFEQGVPTVYEGDMENEEDVLEWLDRQTSSDEIEDVTDEMLDMIIEKMQHVAVLFYDKDSKASQKVLAELENIDDECDQNDIAFVKIDDDNEAKEWGIDELPTMILFERGIPHMYEGDLMKEEELLGWLVHQKRHSEIPEITDEMKDKLMRTYDHVAIIFYDKDDKQDIRVLNELENIDDELEKEEIVIARLDNAEEAREYGLDHLPALVYFENEIPAIYEGDLMNEEEVLEWLKLQKYSATIEEVTDEILQDLIEEHEYVCVYFSGACEEGEKCDKILDDLENIDDELDEAGIIFVTTEDMSTAKKYSIKTLPALVFFRNKDPLIYSGDLNDEDEVLAWLTDEETLEIPGKIEEVNIKMLEKILSENEHIVVFFYHDEDKKALKIITELENIDDECEEKDIDFVKTSDDDIENEYDLEDLPALVFYRHKFRTIYAGDLMNEEEILEWVLEQYESKPEVIESVDRKTLQVLVNEIEHLAVLFYDDECETCPKILEKLETIDDDTDKHNIQFVKANDEKLAHEIGIFSFPALVYYETGVPIMYDGDLLNEYDVLDWIQDHLTDESIEEVDRDTMFEYIESKDFVAVVFYLEDDEDSPKILRHVELIDDEATEYGILMVKSSDRLMAKKYGFRNPPGVTYFRKGKPINYDGDIDDEEELLDWLTNPHNMEMTDHIEKVNRKMFQKIRQASDYLAVFFYSEDCKQCPRVLAEIEHIDDEADGAGINFVKIDDKQMAKEFGIYALPGIVFFKLTSKDPVIYAGDLNDEDEILNWLMTQKNPGGDVIEDLDGTKLLSLIEESSSLAVYFWNKTTCDICNSKIARKQRKAKERKGVRSLISEGSAEATEETISEEASAADGGNTSSEDADNCEQCSGVLESLENIDDDCDRHGIMFVKTDDFSIAEHYGISEYPVMVYFEDNVPNVFEGSLDEEEEVLQWLITQKTEDRIELITRVMLEAMVEDTQYLAVYFYKNQSPSYCRSFCSAEKVRKRKEMTRAGVSDKINCNICDQILEGLEVIDDELDVFGIHMVKIQDPQLAKRYSIKTFPALVYFRNGNPLIYEGDLQSEQSVLEWLIDDDNRELADEIEEVNERMLDRLMEQSPLLCVFYYDEDCQECEDILEELEMIDSEVDMYGIDFVKVASLEAAHKYGITTIPSLVYYRKQLPMLYDGDMHDHQRVMNWLTSQDVFEIKNEIEEVNRKMLNKLLDENEFLAVFFFEDDHAESDAVLERLELIDSETDNLDITFVKMGDTRYARKWGVTKLPAIVYFRKRFPSIYRGDMYDEQDVLEWLRKNRFRQPELNILMYGCIATALGFIVYTAFLLQCFKPAPPPPVQHPKQN